From a region of the Qipengyuania spongiae genome:
- a CDS encoding acyl-CoA dehydrogenase family protein gives MPETDATMQKFEALVAPIAGRASLTDSIDGDLGPDVQTLRKAGWLCACLSSADGGQGWGTDPAGSLAALDALRILGRANLSVARLFEGHMNAVKLIALYGDDRQRAASVAEVRRGALLGVWGADDPDYPVTMACEGGEIRLAGAKRFASGLSLVDRAIVIVPDADGGPYMLLAPTNAVERSDATGWKMAGMRATRSGRYDFSGLVLSDDSLLGQKGDYLREPHFEGGIWRYCAAHLGGAEALYKTMLAELTARGRTDDPDQRRRIVACATALETSRLWLRRCAREIEADDAPPGKTTLALLAREVTEAACRTTMEIVDRSLGMKAHEEGSAVERMKRDLSLFLCQAAPDAKRERAGRALVAACDLAETL, from the coding sequence ATGCCTGAAACGGACGCGACCATGCAGAAATTCGAAGCGCTTGTCGCTCCGATCGCTGGACGCGCCTCGCTCACCGACAGCATAGACGGCGATCTGGGACCCGATGTCCAAACCCTCAGAAAGGCAGGGTGGCTTTGCGCGTGTCTTTCAAGTGCCGATGGCGGGCAGGGTTGGGGGACCGACCCAGCAGGCAGTCTTGCCGCTCTCGACGCCTTGCGAATTCTGGGCCGGGCGAACCTGTCCGTCGCTCGCCTGTTCGAAGGTCACATGAATGCCGTGAAGCTGATTGCACTCTATGGCGATGACCGGCAGCGCGCTGCGAGCGTTGCGGAAGTTCGCCGTGGGGCGTTGCTGGGCGTGTGGGGCGCGGACGATCCTGACTATCCCGTTACGATGGCCTGCGAGGGCGGGGAAATTCGCTTGGCTGGAGCAAAGCGCTTCGCATCCGGGCTCAGCCTTGTCGATCGGGCGATCGTGATTGTGCCGGACGCTGATGGCGGACCATACATGCTCCTCGCACCCACGAATGCTGTCGAACGGTCTGACGCCACGGGCTGGAAAATGGCGGGAATGCGCGCCACGCGCTCGGGTCGTTACGATTTTAGCGGTCTCGTTCTGTCGGATGACAGCCTTCTCGGACAGAAGGGCGATTATCTTCGCGAACCGCATTTCGAAGGCGGTATCTGGCGCTATTGCGCCGCGCATCTTGGCGGAGCCGAGGCGCTTTACAAAACCATGCTGGCCGAGTTGACCGCTCGCGGCCGCACGGACGATCCGGACCAGAGACGGCGCATCGTCGCATGTGCCACGGCATTGGAAACAAGCCGGCTCTGGCTGCGGCGATGCGCCCGGGAAATCGAGGCTGATGATGCTCCGCCGGGCAAGACTACTCTCGCATTGCTCGCACGCGAGGTGACCGAAGCGGCATGTCGCACCACGATGGAGATCGTGGACAGATCCCTTGGAATGAAGGCGCACGAGGAAGGCAGCGCCGTCGAACGGATGAAGCGCGATCTGTCGTTGTTTCTCTGCCAGGCTGCGCCCGATGCGAAGCGCGAACGTGCCGGTCGCGCACTCGTCGCGGCATGCGATCTGGCCGAAACCCTGTGA
- a CDS encoding SDR family NAD(P)-dependent oxidoreductase produces the protein MSGDTIMDERRTLGFAGTITGVTPAGKVGGDMVLRDQGRILVTGSIAGDMPGAYQLVYNSTKAFVNDFCVGLANELKNTSVVVSCLMPGVTDTKFFERAGMEDTQAGEMENKADPAKVARDGYEALLKGETQEVSGFMNKVQDVFAGLLPDELVARMHRRLATP, from the coding sequence ATGAGCGGAGATACGATCATGGACGAACGAAGAACACTGGGTTTTGCCGGTACGATTACGGGCGTCACCCCTGCTGGCAAGGTCGGCGGGGACATGGTCCTGCGGGACCAGGGCCGGATCCTCGTAACCGGATCTATCGCGGGCGACATGCCGGGTGCGTATCAGCTCGTCTACAATTCGACGAAGGCGTTCGTGAACGATTTCTGCGTCGGCCTTGCCAACGAATTGAAGAACACGAGTGTTGTCGTGTCCTGTCTGATGCCCGGCGTCACCGATACAAAGTTCTTCGAACGCGCGGGCATGGAGGACACTCAGGCTGGCGAGATGGAGAACAAGGCGGATCCGGCGAAGGTCGCGCGCGATGGTTACGAAGCGCTGCTCAAAGGCGAAACGCAGGAGGTCAGCGGGTTCATGAACAAGGTACAGGACGTGTTCGCGGGGCTGTTGCCCGACGAGCTGGTGGCCCGGATGCACCGCCGCCTGGCAACGCCATAG
- a CDS encoding glycosyltransferase: protein MNSSLASQIAEVLTGPTFAGRTSALRHSGTIEGPLDYTVAVPVRNEEALLPRALDALLAAMRSSPARGGLVFVINDTTDNSAMIIRRTLQKAQVAFAIVEMSFASEIRNAAHARRLALDLAWCCAPGGVLLTTDADSCVGPNWIASRWSHIASGYDLVCEDVRLDEQELALLPTRVAAVGEAERAYFEASNRLWRLWTGEPADCFAYRASGASLAIRSDAYRKIGGLPTPSIGEDSALCEAVLAAGLKVGMPNDVETRTSARLLSRAQGGCGACLKSRASADDPLCDPVLIPLALLREWAFLANRSENQNRYAILKSLRASAAPSPLPYSQVLIELQKARDTERELSMVHA from the coding sequence ATGAACAGTTCTCTCGCTTCGCAAATCGCGGAAGTCCTGACCGGTCCGACATTCGCTGGTCGGACTTCCGCATTGCGGCACAGCGGAACAATCGAAGGTCCGCTCGACTATACGGTCGCAGTCCCGGTCAGGAATGAAGAAGCGCTGCTGCCGCGTGCGCTGGACGCCTTGCTGGCTGCGATGCGATCCTCCCCGGCGCGCGGCGGCCTCGTATTCGTCATCAACGATACGACGGACAATTCCGCCATGATCATCCGTCGCACGTTGCAAAAAGCACAGGTAGCTTTCGCGATCGTCGAAATGTCCTTCGCTTCCGAGATACGCAACGCGGCGCACGCCAGGCGCCTGGCTCTCGACCTCGCCTGGTGTTGTGCGCCGGGCGGCGTATTACTGACGACCGATGCCGACAGCTGTGTCGGGCCGAACTGGATCGCTTCTCGGTGGTCTCACATCGCATCGGGATACGATCTTGTGTGCGAGGATGTTCGCCTCGACGAGCAGGAACTGGCCCTGTTGCCGACGCGGGTCGCTGCCGTGGGCGAAGCGGAACGGGCTTACTTCGAGGCGAGCAACCGGCTTTGGCGGCTCTGGACGGGAGAACCCGCAGACTGCTTCGCCTATCGCGCATCGGGGGCAAGTCTGGCCATCCGATCGGATGCCTACCGCAAGATCGGCGGACTGCCGACGCCCTCGATCGGAGAGGATTCTGCTCTGTGCGAAGCGGTCCTCGCCGCCGGGTTGAAGGTCGGAATGCCGAACGATGTTGAAACGCGCACCTCCGCGCGCCTTCTGAGCCGAGCGCAGGGAGGTTGTGGCGCGTGTCTCAAATCCCGTGCGTCCGCCGACGACCCACTGTGCGACCCAGTTCTGATACCCCTCGCGCTTCTTCGCGAATGGGCTTTTTTGGCGAACCGTTCCGAAAACCAGAATCGCTACGCAATTCTGAAGAGTTTACGCGCCTCGGCAGCACCATCACCTCTTCCCTACTCGCAAGTCCTTATCGAGCTGCAAAAAGCCCGCGATACCGAGCGCGAATTGAGCATGGTCCATGCCTGA
- a CDS encoding PIG-L deacetylase family protein, translating to MSITQVPEGSLITAAATAPRIDIEAIAPEGTVLILSPHPDDETFGCGLAMAAAAARDRRIAIVMLTDGEGSHPNSRTFAPQQLAHLRSEEFARALETLAPSSRVDVLRLHLPDGKSRYDRMLAMQVLPFTQAHGAKAIWSTWRGDPHCDHQTAAGLGRELARRLTIPHWSFAVWGRFGERAIPTGLKTFHDPGLASRKVKAIAAYRSQIDPQVIDDPKGFTMPPALVAHFAEHPEIFIRD from the coding sequence GTGAGCATTACGCAAGTCCCCGAGGGCTCCCTTATTACGGCTGCGGCGACTGCCCCGCGGATTGATATCGAAGCCATTGCGCCCGAGGGAACGGTCCTCATCCTCAGCCCGCATCCCGATGATGAAACTTTCGGATGCGGCCTGGCGATGGCTGCAGCTGCCGCGAGGGATCGCCGGATAGCGATCGTAATGCTGACCGATGGCGAAGGATCGCATCCCAACTCCCGAACATTCGCGCCGCAGCAGCTGGCCCATCTTCGTTCTGAGGAATTCGCACGCGCATTGGAAACGCTCGCACCTTCCAGCCGCGTGGACGTGCTGCGCTTGCATTTGCCGGATGGCAAAAGCCGTTATGATCGCATGCTCGCAATGCAGGTCCTCCCGTTTACGCAAGCGCACGGTGCAAAAGCAATTTGGTCGACTTGGCGAGGCGATCCGCATTGCGATCATCAAACGGCGGCAGGGCTCGGCCGTGAGCTCGCACGAAGGTTGACAATCCCCCACTGGTCCTTTGCCGTTTGGGGGCGGTTCGGCGAGCGCGCCATCCCGACCGGCCTGAAGACGTTTCATGACCCCGGCTTAGCAAGTCGAAAGGTCAAAGCGATCGCAGCCTACCGCTCGCAGATTGATCCGCAAGTAATCGACGATCCGAAAGGGTTCACCATGCCGCCCGCTTTGGTCGCCCATTTCGCCGAACATCCGGAAATCTTCATCCGTGACTGA
- a CDS encoding catalase, with protein sequence MSNEFELSEGGANHQKPRRDDDVMTTAQGHPIADDQNWLTAGPRGPQLLEDQIAREKIFHFDHERIPERVVHARGYGVHGHFELKKAIPQYSRAAIFNEEGVKTPTFTRFSTVAGNKGSPDLARDVRGFATKFYTKEGNWDLVGNNIPVFFIQDAIKFPDLIHAAKPAPDRGFPQAQTAHDNFWDFISLSPESMHMIMWIMSDRTIPRSFRFMEGFGVHTFRLVNEKGESHFVKFHWKPKLGLQSVIWNEALKVNGMDPDFHRRDMWDAIDAGDFPQWDLGIQVFDEEFAEQFEFDVLDATKIIPEEQVPVEIIGTLTLDANVDNFFAETEQVAFCTQNIVPGIDHSDDPLLQGRNFSYLDTQLKRLGGPNFTHLPINAPKCPVRHFQQDGHMAMTNPKGRVNYEPNSWGDGDGAEEDRGPRACPVRGFQSYQAPVEGPKIRVRSETFADHYSQARQFYVSQTPIEQTHMANALTFELSKVERMSIRKRMVGHLLHIDEGLAQEVADGIGLAELPEKVPAARDPITDLAESPALSILKNGPGTFKGRKLGIYIAEGGDADVVKALKDAAKGAGGMVEIVAPHVTGAKLSDDEMMEADEKIDGGPSVTYDAVAVVMSEDSARRYNTDKPSIDFVNDAFAHAKFVAYVPAVKPLFETAGVWNWMDDGFVDVSSGKDAAKDFIEKCGELRFWDRESVKQD encoded by the coding sequence ATGTCAAATGAATTCGAACTGTCCGAGGGCGGAGCCAATCATCAAAAACCGCGCAGGGACGATGATGTGATGACCACCGCGCAAGGTCACCCGATTGCCGATGACCAGAACTGGCTGACTGCGGGCCCGCGCGGGCCACAGCTGCTCGAAGACCAGATCGCGCGCGAGAAGATTTTCCATTTCGATCACGAGCGAATTCCCGAACGCGTGGTCCATGCGCGCGGTTATGGCGTGCACGGACATTTCGAACTGAAGAAGGCCATTCCGCAATATTCGCGTGCGGCGATCTTCAACGAGGAAGGGGTCAAGACGCCGACTTTCACGCGCTTCTCGACTGTCGCCGGGAACAAGGGCTCGCCCGATCTTGCCCGGGACGTGCGTGGGTTCGCGACCAAGTTTTACACCAAGGAAGGCAATTGGGACCTTGTCGGCAACAACATCCCGGTCTTCTTCATTCAGGACGCGATCAAGTTCCCAGACCTGATCCACGCGGCCAAGCCGGCACCGGATCGCGGCTTCCCCCAGGCGCAGACGGCGCACGACAATTTCTGGGATTTCATCAGCCTCAGCCCGGAATCGATGCACATGATCATGTGGATCATGTCGGATCGCACGATCCCGCGCAGCTTCCGCTTCATGGAAGGCTTCGGCGTCCACACCTTCCGCTTGGTCAACGAGAAAGGCGAAAGCCATTTCGTCAAATTCCACTGGAAGCCGAAGTTGGGTCTGCAGTCGGTCATCTGGAACGAGGCGCTGAAGGTCAACGGGATGGATCCCGATTTCCATCGGCGCGACATGTGGGATGCAATCGATGCCGGCGACTTCCCGCAATGGGATCTCGGCATCCAGGTGTTCGACGAGGAATTTGCCGAACAGTTCGAGTTCGATGTGCTCGACGCAACCAAGATCATCCCGGAGGAACAGGTTCCGGTCGAAATCATCGGGACGCTGACCCTCGATGCCAATGTCGACAATTTCTTCGCGGAAACGGAGCAGGTCGCCTTCTGCACGCAGAACATAGTGCCGGGCATCGACCATTCGGACGATCCGCTGCTGCAGGGTCGCAACTTCAGCTATCTCGACACGCAGTTGAAGCGGCTCGGCGGACCCAACTTCACCCATTTGCCGATCAACGCGCCCAAATGCCCCGTGCGGCATTTCCAGCAGGACGGCCACATGGCGATGACCAACCCCAAGGGGCGGGTGAATTACGAGCCCAACAGCTGGGGTGATGGCGACGGTGCCGAAGAGGACCGGGGGCCGCGGGCCTGCCCGGTGCGCGGGTTCCAGAGCTACCAGGCTCCGGTCGAAGGGCCCAAGATACGCGTTCGCAGCGAGACTTTTGCAGACCATTACAGCCAGGCGCGTCAGTTCTACGTCTCCCAGACGCCGATCGAGCAGACGCACATGGCCAATGCGCTCACGTTCGAATTGTCCAAGGTCGAGCGGATGAGCATCCGCAAGCGGATGGTCGGCCATCTGCTGCACATCGATGAAGGGCTGGCGCAAGAGGTGGCCGACGGGATCGGCCTTGCCGAACTGCCCGAAAAGGTGCCGGCAGCGCGAGACCCGATCACCGATCTGGCGGAGAGCCCGGCGCTGTCGATCCTGAAGAACGGGCCCGGCACGTTCAAGGGCCGCAAGCTGGGTATCTACATTGCCGAAGGCGGTGATGCAGACGTGGTCAAGGCGCTGAAGGATGCTGCAAAGGGCGCGGGCGGCATGGTCGAAATCGTCGCGCCGCACGTAACCGGCGCCAAGCTGTCTGACGACGAGATGATGGAAGCCGACGAGAAAATCGATGGCGGCCCTTCGGTCACCTACGACGCTGTGGCCGTGGTTATGAGCGAGGATTCGGCCAGGCGCTACAACACCGACAAACCGAGCATCGACTTCGTCAACGACGCTTTCGCCCATGCGAAGTTCGTCGCCTATGTCCCCGCGGTCAAACCGCTCTTCGAAACGGCAGGTGTGTGGAACTGGATGGATGACGGTTTCGTCGATGTCTCCTCCGGCAAGGACGCAGCGAAGGACTTCATCGAGAAATGCGGCGAGCTGCGTTTCTGGGACCGTGAAAGTGTGAAGCAGGACTGA
- a CDS encoding DUF421 domain-containing protein, giving the protein MHNSDWFGGWDRILDSVIAATLFYILIVLIVRFLGKRTTAQLNNFDWIINITVGSLAASGILLENVSNATAAAAIITIAALQYVLTFISARSEKATRVIKACPTLLVHKGNFLEEAMLAARISHGEVEAALRAQGLTDVGDANWVILETNGKMTVLPRQEIEIENASAMNSVRRPSNLPSPGA; this is encoded by the coding sequence ATGCACAACTCGGACTGGTTCGGCGGTTGGGATCGCATTCTCGATAGCGTTATTGCCGCCACGTTGTTTTACATCTTGATCGTCCTGATCGTGAGATTTCTGGGAAAGCGCACCACCGCGCAGCTCAACAACTTCGATTGGATCATCAATATCACTGTCGGAAGTCTTGCAGCTTCCGGCATTCTGCTCGAAAATGTCTCGAATGCGACAGCTGCCGCCGCGATCATCACCATCGCCGCGCTGCAATATGTCTTAACCTTCATCAGCGCGCGTTCCGAAAAAGCAACGCGGGTCATCAAGGCGTGCCCGACCCTCCTCGTTCACAAGGGAAATTTCCTGGAAGAAGCCATGTTGGCGGCGCGCATTTCGCATGGGGAAGTGGAAGCAGCTTTGCGCGCTCAGGGTCTGACCGATGTCGGCGATGCCAACTGGGTCATTCTGGAAACCAACGGAAAAATGACAGTGCTTCCGCGACAGGAAATCGAGATCGAGAATGCGAGTGCGATGAACAGCGTTCGCCGCCCTTCCAATTTGCCTAGCCCAGGTGCGTAG
- a CDS encoding DUF389 domain-containing protein, whose amino-acid sequence MRQLALAVYPSEVATTLASAQKHGLTLFAQLDAREGDEVRQMLILEAPNGRIEDFLADVEKSTDLRALFAPQGIISLRPPASEPESQMLDIQPRSPLEVFLGALQSIGSWPGFLGYAVVGGIIVWIGLFTESIFLLVAAMLIAPFAGPAMTLAIATARGDANLLGRSLLRYIAALAASILTAWLLSLAFDQRIATELMIETSMRSTVSLLLPLAAGVAGALNLVQSERSSLVSGAATGMLVAAALAPPAGLIGMGLAIGQTDIVLSSLWALGIQIVGINLAGCVVFRIYGMQTNGARYPRGKDWISIASLASSMAVLAALLTVQFSDAPQFQQSSVSQRVSALVVDELDRSPEIRLVTVNSHFTRSREQGNNPVWITVQVQASLDDREASAVADRIEKRVEDEFPITALVDLTAKD is encoded by the coding sequence ATGCGGCAACTTGCCCTCGCCGTTTATCCCAGTGAAGTGGCAACCACGCTCGCTTCTGCGCAAAAGCATGGATTGACCCTGTTCGCGCAACTCGACGCACGCGAGGGGGACGAAGTGCGACAGATGCTGATCCTCGAAGCGCCGAATGGGCGGATCGAGGACTTCCTCGCCGATGTCGAGAAAAGCACGGATCTGCGCGCACTGTTCGCCCCGCAAGGCATCATCTCCCTGCGGCCACCGGCATCGGAACCCGAAAGCCAAATGCTGGATATCCAGCCGCGCAGCCCGCTCGAAGTCTTTCTCGGCGCCTTGCAGAGCATCGGATCGTGGCCGGGATTTCTCGGCTATGCTGTTGTTGGCGGAATAATCGTCTGGATCGGGCTGTTCACCGAAAGCATATTTCTCCTGGTCGCCGCGATGCTGATAGCGCCTTTCGCCGGGCCTGCGATGACGCTCGCAATCGCGACAGCGCGTGGGGATGCGAACCTCCTTGGACGCTCGCTTTTGCGCTACATTGCAGCGCTCGCCGCCAGTATCCTGACCGCTTGGCTGCTCAGTTTGGCCTTCGACCAGCGGATCGCGACCGAACTGATGATCGAAACCAGCATGCGGTCAACCGTCTCTCTGCTGCTTCCTCTGGCGGCGGGCGTGGCGGGCGCTCTCAACCTGGTGCAGTCGGAACGCAGCAGTCTGGTCAGCGGCGCAGCCACGGGAATGCTGGTCGCGGCCGCATTGGCGCCGCCCGCCGGACTTATCGGCATGGGTCTGGCGATCGGGCAAACGGATATCGTCCTCTCCAGCCTGTGGGCGCTTGGCATCCAGATCGTCGGGATCAATCTGGCGGGCTGCGTGGTCTTTCGGATCTACGGTATGCAGACTAATGGCGCGCGATATCCGCGTGGCAAGGATTGGATATCGATCGCCTCGCTCGCCAGCAGCATGGCGGTGCTGGCAGCGCTTCTGACAGTACAATTTTCGGACGCACCGCAATTTCAGCAGTCCTCCGTCTCTCAGCGTGTCTCCGCTCTGGTGGTGGACGAGCTCGACCGCTCGCCGGAAATTCGGCTCGTGACTGTCAATTCGCACTTCACCCGCTCGCGCGAACAGGGAAACAACCCGGTGTGGATCACGGTTCAGGTGCAGGCCTCGCTCGACGATCGGGAAGCTTCCGCCGTCGCGGACCGGATCGAAAAAAGAGTGGAAGACGAATTCCCGATCACTGCATTGGTGGATCTGACGGCGAAAGATTAA
- a CDS encoding ferritin-like domain-containing protein: MSAPTNLLDCYTEELADLWSANDQMTKVVRDLADAAQDRSLTDRLNAAADGIQKHTQTLKSLLDECGESEKEHCKGMEGLVKEARKHALEADIEDADVRDVLIVAQYQRMCHYGIAGFGTAKAFAEALGKKDHASKLDTITSEIYDADENMTDLAERSINLEAKKG; the protein is encoded by the coding sequence ATGTCCGCACCGACCAATCTTCTCGACTGTTATACCGAGGAACTTGCCGATCTGTGGTCGGCCAACGATCAGATGACGAAAGTCGTTCGCGATCTTGCCGATGCCGCTCAGGATCGGAGCTTGACCGACCGCCTGAACGCAGCGGCCGATGGCATTCAGAAGCACACCCAGACGCTCAAGAGCCTCCTCGACGAGTGCGGTGAAAGCGAAAAGGAGCACTGCAAGGGCATGGAGGGGCTGGTCAAGGAAGCCCGGAAGCATGCTCTCGAAGCCGATATCGAGGACGCAGACGTTCGCGACGTGCTGATCGTCGCGCAGTATCAGCGCATGTGCCATTACGGCATTGCAGGCTTCGGAACCGCCAAGGCTTTTGCCGAAGCCCTCGGCAAGAAGGATCATGCATCCAAGCTCGATACGATCACGTCCGAAATCTACGATGCTGACGAGAACATGACCGATCTGGCCGAACGCAGCATCAATCTCGAAGCGAAAAAAGGCTGA